Part of the Spinacia oleracea cultivar Varoflay chromosome 5, BTI_SOV_V1, whole genome shotgun sequence genome, ATTGCTGAAACTCACAGAGGGTTTTGTCCTAGACAACAGAGGCAAAATGGTTATACCAGCATGTCCACCAATCACTGGCACATCTACATCAATGAGTTTTAAATTCTTCTTTTGTGCAACAAATGTGTTAGCCCTCACAACATCTAGAGTAGTGACACCAAAAAGCTTCTTAGGATTATAAACACCCCTTTGTTTCAGCACCTCTGCAGCAATTGGCACAGTTGAATTCACAGGGTTGCTGATTATGTGAATAAAGGCATCAGGGCAGTTGTCAGCAACAGCTTCTACTAAAGTCTTCACTATGCCAGCATTGATATTGAAGAGGTCATCTCGAGTCATTCCTGGTTTCCTTGGAACACCAGCAGGGATGACAACTacgtccacacctttcaaggcATCTGCCAACTGCTCCGGCCCAGTAAAAGCTAAAACCTCTGAGGGTGTATTGCAGTGGCTCAAGTCAGCAGCAACTCCCTTGACATTTGCAATATCATAAAGATGGAGATCTGAGACTAGCGGGGACATTTTGACCAAGAGTGACAATGGCTGACCAATCCCTCCAGCTGCTCCAAGAACCGCCACTTTAAATGATGCTTGAACCTTAGGTTGTAAACAGGCAACAGACTGGATGTTTTGTTTCACAGCTTTTGTTTCAAAAGAATTACGCAGGGCAACAACGCCATCCTT contains:
- the LOC110778437 gene encoding malate dehydrogenase, chloroplastic; its protein translation is MAATAATNISSTSIASCNVKVGMVPKMKPSGVQMKSTHDFRNFSGLKAAASVICESESSFFGKDGVVALRNSFETKAVKQNIQSVACLQPKVQASFKVAVLGAAGGIGQPLSLLVKMSPLVSDLHLYDIANVKGVAADLSHCNTPSEVLAFTGPEQLADALKGVDVVVIPAGVPRKPGMTRDDLFNINAGIVKTLVEAVADNCPDAFIHIISNPVNSTVPIAAEVLKQRGVYNPKKLFGVTTLDVVRANTFVAQKKNLKLIDVDVPVIGGHAGITILPLLSRTKPSVSFSNEEIEELTVRIQNAGTEVVEAKAGAGSATLSMAYAAARFVESSLRALDGDSDVYECSFVQSELTEVPFFASRIKLGKKGIEAFVNSDMQGLTDYESKGLEALKSELKASIEKGIAFANKQAVNA